The Miscanthus floridulus cultivar M001 chromosome 7, ASM1932011v1, whole genome shotgun sequence genome includes a region encoding these proteins:
- the LOC136466517 gene encoding tRNA (guanine(26)-N(2))-dimethyltransferase 2-like isoform X3 produces the protein MTPALGFSRSGLLNRRINQPANQVLCLHLAFSSASPSPSEPSAAGGGPQTTIREGKAEIFLDESNSVFYNKAQVNNRDISIAVLRSFILKRHEEYATRSRKAGTKDTTLSEQAKYKEPKVLEALAASGLRAIRYAVEVDGIGEVTAVDNNEEACKKNIQHNGSLASSKVVPHHADARVYMLMHPKEFDVVDLDPYGSPAAFLDSAVQCVADGGTLMCSATDMAVLAGGNAEVCFSKYGSYPLRGKHCHEMALRILLACIESHAIRHKRYIVPIISVHMDFYIRVFVRIFTSASTVKSSPLKLAHVYQCTGCNSFHLQNIGRINSKDERNIAVPNFCPTVPEVCSECGHKFVMGGPIWSDPIHDKKWATSILSDIHAMREAYPAYPKISAILTSVSEELLEAPLFVSLHNLCAILKCTNPTMVMLQSAIRNAGYQVSGSHVDPLALKTDAPMSVIWDIMRCWVKLHPVKHRPGNHPGNVILSQEPKLQAKFSKVPQASVTRKSPRFMPNPEKYWGPGTKAGRHPKTFQMNNNRN, from the exons ATGACCCCTGCATTAGGCTTCTCGCGGTCAGGGCTCCTCAACCGGCGCATCAACCAACCGGCGAATCAAGTCCTTTGCCTCCACCTCGCATTCTCCTCCGCCTCTCCGTCCCCGTCCGAGCcttccgccgccggcggcggccccCAGACCACCATCAGGGAAGGGAAAGCGGAGATCTTTTTGGACGAGTCGAACTCGGTCTTCTACAACAAGGCCCAG GTTAACAATAGAGATATTTCTATTGCTGTACTGAGATCATTTATTTTGAAAAGACATGAAGAATATGCCACCCGATCAAGAAAAG CAGGAACAAAAGACACTACATTGAGCGAGCAAGCTAAGTATAAAGAGCCAAAAGTTCTTGAG GCGTTAGCTGCATCAGGACTAAGAGCCATTAGGTATGCTGTTGAGGTAGATGGAATCGGTGAAGTTACTGCTGTTGACAATAATGAAG AAGCCTGCAAGAAAAATATACAGCACAATGGCAGTCTTGCATCTTCAAAGGTGGTACCACATCACGCTGATGCACGTGTCTACATGCTCATGCATCCAAAAGAATTTGATGTG GTTGACCTTGATCCTTATGGATCACCAGCTGCATTCCTTGATTCGGCGGTTCAATGTGTAGCAGATGGGGGTACCTTGATGTGCTCAGCTACAGATATGGCAGTGCTTGCTGGTGGAAATGCAGAAGTTTGTTTTTCTAA GTATGGTTCTTATCCATTAAGAGGTAAACACTGCCATGAGATGGCGCTGAGGATTCTTCTTGCCTGCATTGAG TCACATGCAATCCGTCACAAGCGCTACATAGTTCCTATAATATCAGTACACATGGATTTCTACATTAGGGTTTTTGTGCGAATCTTCAC CTCGGCTAGTACAGTAAAAAGCTCACCACTCAAATTGGCACATGTTTACCAATGCACTGGATGCAATTCATTTCACCTACAAAATATTGGAAGAATTAATTCAAAG GATGAGAGAAACATTGCTGTACCAAATTTTTGCCCTACTGTGCCTGAAGTATGTTCTGAATGTGGCCATAAATTTGTTATGGGGGGACCTATTTGGAGTGATCCAATACATGACAAGAAATGGGCTACCTCAATATTATCAGATATTCATGCTATGAGAGAAGCATATCCAGCTTATCCAAAAATTTCGGCTATACTAACATCAGTCTCAGAG GAATTGCTGGAGGCACCTTTATTTGTGAGTCTTCATAATTTGTGTGCAATACTGAAGTGCACTAATCCAACCATGGTTATGTTACAATCTGCTATCAGAAATGCTGGGTATCAAGTATCAGGAAGTCATGTGGATCCACTAGCTCTTAAAACAGATGCCCCAATGTCAGTGATCTGGGACATCATGCGATGCTGG GTTAAGCTTCACCCAGTTAAACATCGACCTGGAAATCATCCAGGCAATGTGATACTTTCCCAAGAGCCTAAATTGCAG GCAAAATTTTCCAAAGTACCTCAGGCCTCAGTCACTCGGAAGAGCCCAAGATTCATGCCAAATCCTGAGAAGTATTGGGGTCCTGGGACAAAGGCTGGTAGGCATCCGAAAACATTTCAGATGAATAATAATCGTAACTGA
- the LOC136466517 gene encoding tRNA (guanine(26)-N(2))-dimethyltransferase 2-like isoform X1, whose amino-acid sequence MTPALGFSRSGLLNRRINQPANQVLCLHLAFSSASPSPSEPSAAGGGPQTTIREGKAEIFLDESNSVFYNKAQVNNRDISIAVLRSFILKRHEEYATRSRKAGTKDTTLSEQAKYKEPKVLEALAASGLRAIRYAVEVDGIGEVTAVDNNEAAVEACKKNIQHNGSLASSKVVPHHADARVYMLMHPKEFDVVDLDPYGSPAAFLDSAVQCVADGGTLMCSATDMAVLAGGNAEVCFSKYGSYPLRGKHCHEMALRILLACIESHAIRHKRYIVPIISVHMDFYIRVFVRIFTSASTVKSSPLKLAHVYQCTGCNSFHLQNIGRINSKDERNIAVPNFCPTVPEVCSECGHKFVMGGPIWSDPIHDKKWATSILSDIHAMREAYPAYPKISAILTSVSEELLEAPLFVSLHNLCAILKCTNPTMVMLQSAIRNAGYQVSGSHVDPLALKTDAPMSVIWDIMRCWVKLHPVKHRPGNHPGNVILSQEPKLQAKFSKVPQASVTRKSPRFMPNPEKYWGPGTKAGRHPKTFQMNNNRN is encoded by the exons ATGACCCCTGCATTAGGCTTCTCGCGGTCAGGGCTCCTCAACCGGCGCATCAACCAACCGGCGAATCAAGTCCTTTGCCTCCACCTCGCATTCTCCTCCGCCTCTCCGTCCCCGTCCGAGCcttccgccgccggcggcggccccCAGACCACCATCAGGGAAGGGAAAGCGGAGATCTTTTTGGACGAGTCGAACTCGGTCTTCTACAACAAGGCCCAG GTTAACAATAGAGATATTTCTATTGCTGTACTGAGATCATTTATTTTGAAAAGACATGAAGAATATGCCACCCGATCAAGAAAAG CAGGAACAAAAGACACTACATTGAGCGAGCAAGCTAAGTATAAAGAGCCAAAAGTTCTTGAG GCGTTAGCTGCATCAGGACTAAGAGCCATTAGGTATGCTGTTGAGGTAGATGGAATCGGTGAAGTTACTGCTGTTGACAATAATGAAG CTGCTGTAGAAGCCTGCAAGAAAAATATACAGCACAATGGCAGTCTTGCATCTTCAAAGGTGGTACCACATCACGCTGATGCACGTGTCTACATGCTCATGCATCCAAAAGAATTTGATGTG GTTGACCTTGATCCTTATGGATCACCAGCTGCATTCCTTGATTCGGCGGTTCAATGTGTAGCAGATGGGGGTACCTTGATGTGCTCAGCTACAGATATGGCAGTGCTTGCTGGTGGAAATGCAGAAGTTTGTTTTTCTAA GTATGGTTCTTATCCATTAAGAGGTAAACACTGCCATGAGATGGCGCTGAGGATTCTTCTTGCCTGCATTGAG TCACATGCAATCCGTCACAAGCGCTACATAGTTCCTATAATATCAGTACACATGGATTTCTACATTAGGGTTTTTGTGCGAATCTTCAC CTCGGCTAGTACAGTAAAAAGCTCACCACTCAAATTGGCACATGTTTACCAATGCACTGGATGCAATTCATTTCACCTACAAAATATTGGAAGAATTAATTCAAAG GATGAGAGAAACATTGCTGTACCAAATTTTTGCCCTACTGTGCCTGAAGTATGTTCTGAATGTGGCCATAAATTTGTTATGGGGGGACCTATTTGGAGTGATCCAATACATGACAAGAAATGGGCTACCTCAATATTATCAGATATTCATGCTATGAGAGAAGCATATCCAGCTTATCCAAAAATTTCGGCTATACTAACATCAGTCTCAGAG GAATTGCTGGAGGCACCTTTATTTGTGAGTCTTCATAATTTGTGTGCAATACTGAAGTGCACTAATCCAACCATGGTTATGTTACAATCTGCTATCAGAAATGCTGGGTATCAAGTATCAGGAAGTCATGTGGATCCACTAGCTCTTAAAACAGATGCCCCAATGTCAGTGATCTGGGACATCATGCGATGCTGG GTTAAGCTTCACCCAGTTAAACATCGACCTGGAAATCATCCAGGCAATGTGATACTTTCCCAAGAGCCTAAATTGCAG GCAAAATTTTCCAAAGTACCTCAGGCCTCAGTCACTCGGAAGAGCCCAAGATTCATGCCAAATCCTGAGAAGTATTGGGGTCCTGGGACAAAGGCTGGTAGGCATCCGAAAACATTTCAGATGAATAATAATCGTAACTGA
- the LOC136466517 gene encoding tRNA (guanine(26)-N(2))-dimethyltransferase 2-like isoform X4: protein MTPALGFSRSGLLNRRINQPANQVLCLHLAFSSASPSPSEPSAAGGGPQTTIREGKAEIFLDESNSVFYNKAQALAASGLRAIRYAVEVDGIGEVTAVDNNEAAVEACKKNIQHNGSLASSKVVPHHADARVYMLMHPKEFDVVDLDPYGSPAAFLDSAVQCVADGGTLMCSATDMAVLAGGNAEVCFSKYGSYPLRGKHCHEMALRILLACIESHAIRHKRYIVPIISVHMDFYIRVFVRIFTSASTVKSSPLKLAHVYQCTGCNSFHLQNIGRINSKDERNIAVPNFCPTVPEVCSECGHKFVMGGPIWSDPIHDKKWATSILSDIHAMREAYPAYPKISAILTSVSEELLEAPLFVSLHNLCAILKCTNPTMVMLQSAIRNAGYQVSGSHVDPLALKTDAPMSVIWDIMRCWVKLHPVKHRPGNHPGNVILSQEPKLQAKFSKVPQASVTRKSPRFMPNPEKYWGPGTKAGRHPKTFQMNNNRN from the exons ATGACCCCTGCATTAGGCTTCTCGCGGTCAGGGCTCCTCAACCGGCGCATCAACCAACCGGCGAATCAAGTCCTTTGCCTCCACCTCGCATTCTCCTCCGCCTCTCCGTCCCCGTCCGAGCcttccgccgccggcggcggccccCAGACCACCATCAGGGAAGGGAAAGCGGAGATCTTTTTGGACGAGTCGAACTCGGTCTTCTACAACAAGGCCCAG GCGTTAGCTGCATCAGGACTAAGAGCCATTAGGTATGCTGTTGAGGTAGATGGAATCGGTGAAGTTACTGCTGTTGACAATAATGAAG CTGCTGTAGAAGCCTGCAAGAAAAATATACAGCACAATGGCAGTCTTGCATCTTCAAAGGTGGTACCACATCACGCTGATGCACGTGTCTACATGCTCATGCATCCAAAAGAATTTGATGTG GTTGACCTTGATCCTTATGGATCACCAGCTGCATTCCTTGATTCGGCGGTTCAATGTGTAGCAGATGGGGGTACCTTGATGTGCTCAGCTACAGATATGGCAGTGCTTGCTGGTGGAAATGCAGAAGTTTGTTTTTCTAA GTATGGTTCTTATCCATTAAGAGGTAAACACTGCCATGAGATGGCGCTGAGGATTCTTCTTGCCTGCATTGAG TCACATGCAATCCGTCACAAGCGCTACATAGTTCCTATAATATCAGTACACATGGATTTCTACATTAGGGTTTTTGTGCGAATCTTCAC CTCGGCTAGTACAGTAAAAAGCTCACCACTCAAATTGGCACATGTTTACCAATGCACTGGATGCAATTCATTTCACCTACAAAATATTGGAAGAATTAATTCAAAG GATGAGAGAAACATTGCTGTACCAAATTTTTGCCCTACTGTGCCTGAAGTATGTTCTGAATGTGGCCATAAATTTGTTATGGGGGGACCTATTTGGAGTGATCCAATACATGACAAGAAATGGGCTACCTCAATATTATCAGATATTCATGCTATGAGAGAAGCATATCCAGCTTATCCAAAAATTTCGGCTATACTAACATCAGTCTCAGAG GAATTGCTGGAGGCACCTTTATTTGTGAGTCTTCATAATTTGTGTGCAATACTGAAGTGCACTAATCCAACCATGGTTATGTTACAATCTGCTATCAGAAATGCTGGGTATCAAGTATCAGGAAGTCATGTGGATCCACTAGCTCTTAAAACAGATGCCCCAATGTCAGTGATCTGGGACATCATGCGATGCTGG GTTAAGCTTCACCCAGTTAAACATCGACCTGGAAATCATCCAGGCAATGTGATACTTTCCCAAGAGCCTAAATTGCAG GCAAAATTTTCCAAAGTACCTCAGGCCTCAGTCACTCGGAAGAGCCCAAGATTCATGCCAAATCCTGAGAAGTATTGGGGTCCTGGGACAAAGGCTGGTAGGCATCCGAAAACATTTCAGATGAATAATAATCGTAACTGA
- the LOC136466517 gene encoding tRNA (guanine(26)-N(2))-dimethyltransferase 2-like isoform X2 has translation MTPALGFSRSGLLNRRINQPANQVLCLHLAFSSASPSPSEPSAAGGGPQTTIREGKAEIFLDESNSVFYNKAQVNNRDISIAVLRSFILKRHEEYATRSRKGTKDTTLSEQAKYKEPKVLEALAASGLRAIRYAVEVDGIGEVTAVDNNEAAVEACKKNIQHNGSLASSKVVPHHADARVYMLMHPKEFDVVDLDPYGSPAAFLDSAVQCVADGGTLMCSATDMAVLAGGNAEVCFSKYGSYPLRGKHCHEMALRILLACIESHAIRHKRYIVPIISVHMDFYIRVFVRIFTSASTVKSSPLKLAHVYQCTGCNSFHLQNIGRINSKDERNIAVPNFCPTVPEVCSECGHKFVMGGPIWSDPIHDKKWATSILSDIHAMREAYPAYPKISAILTSVSEELLEAPLFVSLHNLCAILKCTNPTMVMLQSAIRNAGYQVSGSHVDPLALKTDAPMSVIWDIMRCWVKLHPVKHRPGNHPGNVILSQEPKLQAKFSKVPQASVTRKSPRFMPNPEKYWGPGTKAGRHPKTFQMNNNRN, from the exons ATGACCCCTGCATTAGGCTTCTCGCGGTCAGGGCTCCTCAACCGGCGCATCAACCAACCGGCGAATCAAGTCCTTTGCCTCCACCTCGCATTCTCCTCCGCCTCTCCGTCCCCGTCCGAGCcttccgccgccggcggcggccccCAGACCACCATCAGGGAAGGGAAAGCGGAGATCTTTTTGGACGAGTCGAACTCGGTCTTCTACAACAAGGCCCAG GTTAACAATAGAGATATTTCTATTGCTGTACTGAGATCATTTATTTTGAAAAGACATGAAGAATATGCCACCCGATCAAGAAAAG GAACAAAAGACACTACATTGAGCGAGCAAGCTAAGTATAAAGAGCCAAAAGTTCTTGAG GCGTTAGCTGCATCAGGACTAAGAGCCATTAGGTATGCTGTTGAGGTAGATGGAATCGGTGAAGTTACTGCTGTTGACAATAATGAAG CTGCTGTAGAAGCCTGCAAGAAAAATATACAGCACAATGGCAGTCTTGCATCTTCAAAGGTGGTACCACATCACGCTGATGCACGTGTCTACATGCTCATGCATCCAAAAGAATTTGATGTG GTTGACCTTGATCCTTATGGATCACCAGCTGCATTCCTTGATTCGGCGGTTCAATGTGTAGCAGATGGGGGTACCTTGATGTGCTCAGCTACAGATATGGCAGTGCTTGCTGGTGGAAATGCAGAAGTTTGTTTTTCTAA GTATGGTTCTTATCCATTAAGAGGTAAACACTGCCATGAGATGGCGCTGAGGATTCTTCTTGCCTGCATTGAG TCACATGCAATCCGTCACAAGCGCTACATAGTTCCTATAATATCAGTACACATGGATTTCTACATTAGGGTTTTTGTGCGAATCTTCAC CTCGGCTAGTACAGTAAAAAGCTCACCACTCAAATTGGCACATGTTTACCAATGCACTGGATGCAATTCATTTCACCTACAAAATATTGGAAGAATTAATTCAAAG GATGAGAGAAACATTGCTGTACCAAATTTTTGCCCTACTGTGCCTGAAGTATGTTCTGAATGTGGCCATAAATTTGTTATGGGGGGACCTATTTGGAGTGATCCAATACATGACAAGAAATGGGCTACCTCAATATTATCAGATATTCATGCTATGAGAGAAGCATATCCAGCTTATCCAAAAATTTCGGCTATACTAACATCAGTCTCAGAG GAATTGCTGGAGGCACCTTTATTTGTGAGTCTTCATAATTTGTGTGCAATACTGAAGTGCACTAATCCAACCATGGTTATGTTACAATCTGCTATCAGAAATGCTGGGTATCAAGTATCAGGAAGTCATGTGGATCCACTAGCTCTTAAAACAGATGCCCCAATGTCAGTGATCTGGGACATCATGCGATGCTGG GTTAAGCTTCACCCAGTTAAACATCGACCTGGAAATCATCCAGGCAATGTGATACTTTCCCAAGAGCCTAAATTGCAG GCAAAATTTTCCAAAGTACCTCAGGCCTCAGTCACTCGGAAGAGCCCAAGATTCATGCCAAATCCTGAGAAGTATTGGGGTCCTGGGACAAAGGCTGGTAGGCATCCGAAAACATTTCAGATGAATAATAATCGTAACTGA
- the LOC136466517 gene encoding tRNA (guanine(26)-N(2))-dimethyltransferase 2-like isoform X5 yields the protein MLMHPKEFDVVDLDPYGSPAAFLDSAVQCVADGGTLMCSATDMAVLAGGNAEVCFSKYGSYPLRGKHCHEMALRILLACIESHAIRHKRYIVPIISVHMDFYIRVFVRIFTSASTVKSSPLKLAHVYQCTGCNSFHLQNIGRINSKDERNIAVPNFCPTVPEVCSECGHKFVMGGPIWSDPIHDKKWATSILSDIHAMREAYPAYPKISAILTSVSEELLEAPLFVSLHNLCAILKCTNPTMVMLQSAIRNAGYQVSGSHVDPLALKTDAPMSVIWDIMRCWVKLHPVKHRPGNHPGNVILSQEPKLQAKFSKVPQASVTRKSPRFMPNPEKYWGPGTKAGRHPKTFQMNNNRN from the exons ATGCTCATGCATCCAAAAGAATTTGATGTG GTTGACCTTGATCCTTATGGATCACCAGCTGCATTCCTTGATTCGGCGGTTCAATGTGTAGCAGATGGGGGTACCTTGATGTGCTCAGCTACAGATATGGCAGTGCTTGCTGGTGGAAATGCAGAAGTTTGTTTTTCTAA GTATGGTTCTTATCCATTAAGAGGTAAACACTGCCATGAGATGGCGCTGAGGATTCTTCTTGCCTGCATTGAG TCACATGCAATCCGTCACAAGCGCTACATAGTTCCTATAATATCAGTACACATGGATTTCTACATTAGGGTTTTTGTGCGAATCTTCAC CTCGGCTAGTACAGTAAAAAGCTCACCACTCAAATTGGCACATGTTTACCAATGCACTGGATGCAATTCATTTCACCTACAAAATATTGGAAGAATTAATTCAAAG GATGAGAGAAACATTGCTGTACCAAATTTTTGCCCTACTGTGCCTGAAGTATGTTCTGAATGTGGCCATAAATTTGTTATGGGGGGACCTATTTGGAGTGATCCAATACATGACAAGAAATGGGCTACCTCAATATTATCAGATATTCATGCTATGAGAGAAGCATATCCAGCTTATCCAAAAATTTCGGCTATACTAACATCAGTCTCAGAG GAATTGCTGGAGGCACCTTTATTTGTGAGTCTTCATAATTTGTGTGCAATACTGAAGTGCACTAATCCAACCATGGTTATGTTACAATCTGCTATCAGAAATGCTGGGTATCAAGTATCAGGAAGTCATGTGGATCCACTAGCTCTTAAAACAGATGCCCCAATGTCAGTGATCTGGGACATCATGCGATGCTGG GTTAAGCTTCACCCAGTTAAACATCGACCTGGAAATCATCCAGGCAATGTGATACTTTCCCAAGAGCCTAAATTGCAG GCAAAATTTTCCAAAGTACCTCAGGCCTCAGTCACTCGGAAGAGCCCAAGATTCATGCCAAATCCTGAGAAGTATTGGGGTCCTGGGACAAAGGCTGGTAGGCATCCGAAAACATTTCAGATGAATAATAATCGTAACTGA